From Gemmatimonadota bacterium, a single genomic window includes:
- a CDS encoding 30S ribosomal protein THX: protein MGKGDRRSRKGKIFRGTAGKKRPKGKKKPEKKA, encoded by the coding sequence ATGGGCAAGGGCGATCGCCGGAGCCGGAAGGGTAAGATCTTCCGAGGAACCGCAGGCAAGAAGCGACCGAAAGGCAAGAAAAAGCCGGAGAAGAAGGCGTAG
- a CDS encoding laccase domain-containing protein encodes MNGLTTEPARLAEADGAGGPLPWLAVPGWRERFGVVAGITTRGPTPEPFDLGLAGSQGVGRVLDRWRVLAGAFPEFVGLTVARQVHGTRVLWQEPFRGFAIHEDADGHATSHRGLLLSVSAADCVPVYLVDPVRRAIALLHAGWRGTAAGIVAAGVEGLACRAGSAPADLVMHCGVGICGDCYQVGPEVASACGRPDQPRVDLRAVLAEQGRAQGIGTITVSSHCSAHMTDRFMSHRGSGGRDGRMVAFLGLLAP; translated from the coding sequence TTGAACGGGTTGACGACTGAGCCGGCCCGGCTCGCTGAAGCGGACGGGGCCGGCGGGCCGTTGCCGTGGTTGGCCGTTCCCGGGTGGCGGGAACGGTTCGGCGTGGTGGCCGGCATCACGACCCGCGGGCCGACCCCGGAGCCGTTCGACCTGGGCCTCGCCGGCAGCCAAGGCGTCGGGCGGGTCCTCGATCGGTGGCGGGTGCTCGCGGGGGCGTTTCCCGAGTTCGTCGGCCTCACGGTGGCCCGCCAGGTTCACGGCACCCGGGTGCTCTGGCAGGAACCCTTCCGGGGCTTCGCCATCCACGAAGACGCCGACGGCCACGCGACCTCTCACCGAGGACTCCTCCTCTCGGTCTCGGCGGCCGACTGCGTGCCGGTCTACCTCGTGGACCCGGTGCGCCGGGCCATCGCCTTGCTCCACGCGGGCTGGCGGGGCACGGCCGCGGGGATCGTCGCGGCCGGCGTCGAGGGGCTGGCCTGCCGGGCCGGTTCCGCTCCGGCGGATTTGGTGATGCACTGCGGGGTCGGCATCTGCGGCGATTGCTACCAGGTTGGCCCGGAGGTGGCCTCGGCGTGCGGACGCCCCGACCAGCCGCGGGTCGACCTCCGAGCGGTTTTGGCGGAGCAGGGCCGCGCCCAGGGGATCGGCACCATCACGGTGTCCTCCCATTGCTCAGCGCACATGACTGATCGGTTCATGAGCCATCGGGGGTCCGGGGGACGGGACGGCCGGATGGTAGCGTTCCTCGGGCTCCTGGCCCCATAA
- a CDS encoding serine--tRNA ligase — MIDVKLFRQDPEAFRRSIARRQDPSTDQAVEALAGLDQTWRGLVAQVEALKAKRNAATEEVAKRKRAKEPADELMAELRESGDRVKALGAELRLADEALQRVALGIPNLPHPSTPDGDATANRVVRAWSEPKTFPFAAKPHWELGETLRLFDLPRGAKITGSGFPLYTGLGARLVRSLANFMLDLHTREHGYREVQPPYLVNRASLTGTGQLPKFEEDMYRTADDLFLIPTAEVPVTNIHRDEILDAADLPKTFVAYTPCFRQEAFSHGKDTRGLIRVHQFDKVELVRLCQPTASDADHHTMTGHAETVLQRLGLPYRVLELAAGDTGFASARTYDLEVWAPGTGAWLEVSSSSTFTDFQARRANVRFRPAPGVKPEFVHTLNASGVAFPRTIIAILENYQEADGSIRVPDVLVPYLGTDRITA; from the coding sequence GTGATCGACGTCAAGCTGTTCCGCCAAGACCCTGAAGCCTTCCGCCGTTCCATCGCCCGCCGCCAGGATCCCTCGACCGACCAAGCCGTTGAGGCGTTGGCCGGCCTCGACCAGACCTGGCGGGGCCTCGTTGCCCAAGTCGAGGCGCTCAAGGCCAAACGAAACGCCGCCACTGAAGAAGTCGCCAAACGGAAGCGGGCCAAGGAGCCCGCCGACGAGTTGATGGCCGAGCTCCGGGAGTCGGGCGATCGAGTCAAGGCCCTCGGCGCTGAACTCAGGCTGGCCGATGAGGCGCTGCAGCGAGTCGCGCTGGGAATCCCGAATCTGCCTCACCCGAGTACACCCGACGGCGACGCCACCGCCAATCGAGTGGTTCGCGCCTGGAGCGAACCGAAGACGTTTCCGTTTGCCGCCAAGCCGCACTGGGAGCTTGGGGAGACCTTGCGCCTATTCGATCTGCCCCGGGGCGCCAAGATCACCGGGTCGGGCTTCCCGCTCTATACCGGCCTCGGTGCCCGGTTGGTCCGGTCGCTGGCCAATTTCATGCTCGACCTCCATACCCGCGAGCACGGCTACCGCGAGGTTCAGCCGCCCTACCTCGTCAATCGAGCCTCGCTGACGGGCACCGGCCAGCTGCCGAAGTTCGAAGAGGACATGTACCGGACCGCCGACGACCTGTTTCTGATTCCAACCGCCGAAGTCCCGGTCACCAATATCCACCGGGATGAAATCCTCGATGCCGCGGACCTGCCGAAAACCTTCGTGGCGTACACGCCGTGCTTTCGCCAGGAGGCGTTTTCGCACGGCAAGGATACCCGGGGGCTGATTCGGGTCCACCAGTTCGACAAAGTCGAATTGGTCCGGTTGTGCCAGCCGACGGCCAGCGACGCCGACCATCACACCATGACGGGTCATGCCGAGACGGTGCTCCAACGGCTTGGTCTGCCGTACCGGGTTCTCGAACTCGCGGCCGGAGATACCGGTTTCGCCTCGGCCCGGACCTACGACCTCGAAGTCTGGGCTCCCGGCACCGGCGCGTGGCTCGAGGTCTCGAGTTCCAGCACCTTCACCGACTTCCAGGCCCGCCGGGCCAATGTGCGATTCCGGCCGGCGCCCGGCGTGAAGCCCGAGTTCGTGCATACCCTGAACGCGTCGGGAGTTGCTTTTCCCCGGACCATCATCGCCATCCTCGAGAACTACCAGGAGGCCGACGGGTCGATCCGAGTCCCTGACGTCCTGGTGCCATACCTCGGTACCGATCGCATCACGGCCTAA
- a CDS encoding aminotransferase class V-fold PLP-dependent enzyme: MSDALDRGSRGPGRRRLDSLDRVSSSRVASHLAEQAVFVSHGDFYATPVVERLGLGAEGLVRAGCACYTTEAEIDRLIAAVQSIG, encoded by the coding sequence GTGTCCGACGCTTTGGACAGGGGCTCGAGGGGACCAGGACGCCGACGCTTGGATTCGTTGGACCGCGTCAGCTCGAGCCGAGTGGCCAGCCACTTGGCCGAGCAGGCCGTCTTCGTGAGTCACGGCGACTTCTACGCGACGCCCGTGGTGGAACGCCTGGGGTTGGGGGCGGAGGGGTTGGTTCGGGCCGGGTGCGCGTGCTATACGACCGAGGCGGAAATCGACCGGTTGATCGCGGCGGTTCAGAGCATCGGGTAG
- a CDS encoding mannose-1-phosphate guanylyltransferase, translated as MQWAVILAGGSGTRFWPLSTPTRPKQLLPLAGAGSTAEAAFERLAGLLPPERILLVTGAGLAGPLRTKLGVPAENVLVEPEAKSTGPALVWGSWVARSRDPEAVVLSTHADWHVPDPAAFVRTAEVALAVADTAPWLVTVGVVPTRPETGYGYIIPGQPVEGGFLVAEFKEKPTVEGAGALIARGALWNSGLFAWRADTLLTEIERHAPEMAGALPALARADVASFFRHCHAVSIDVGVLERSPAVVVVPGPFEWDDIGTWEALARIRPLDPNRNVLAGNVTAVDTRDSIGWSETMPIVMAGVENVVVVEANGRILVMDRRHAAGLKQILEQLPPSVREIAVS; from the coding sequence ATGCAGTGGGCCGTTATTCTGGCCGGCGGGTCAGGCACCCGGTTTTGGCCGTTGTCGACTCCCACCCGACCCAAACAATTGCTCCCGCTGGCGGGCGCGGGGTCCACCGCGGAAGCGGCCTTTGAGCGATTGGCCGGCCTCCTGCCACCGGAGCGCATTCTCCTCGTAACCGGCGCTGGGCTCGCCGGTCCCCTGCGGACCAAACTGGGGGTGCCCGCGGAGAATGTCTTGGTCGAGCCGGAAGCCAAGTCGACCGGCCCAGCCCTGGTCTGGGGAAGCTGGGTGGCCCGATCCCGCGATCCCGAGGCGGTCGTGCTCTCGACCCACGCGGATTGGCACGTGCCCGATCCGGCGGCGTTCGTTCGAACCGCTGAAGTCGCGCTGGCGGTGGCGGACACCGCCCCGTGGCTCGTGACGGTCGGCGTGGTGCCGACCCGGCCGGAGACCGGGTACGGCTATATCATCCCGGGCCAGCCGGTCGAGGGCGGGTTCCTGGTGGCTGAGTTCAAGGAAAAGCCGACGGTCGAGGGGGCCGGCGCCCTGATCGCCCGGGGCGCCCTCTGGAACTCGGGTCTGTTTGCCTGGCGGGCCGACACCCTGCTCACGGAGATCGAGCGTCATGCGCCGGAAATGGCCGGAGCGCTCCCCGCCCTGGCCCGCGCCGATGTCGCGAGTTTCTTTCGACACTGCCACGCGGTCTCGATCGACGTCGGGGTGCTCGAGCGGAGTCCGGCGGTTGTCGTGGTGCCCGGCCCATTCGAATGGGACGATATCGGAACCTGGGAGGCGCTCGCCCGGATCCGGCCGCTCGATCCAAACCGCAATGTCCTGGCGGGGAACGTGACCGCCGTTGACACCCGCGACTCCATCGGGTGGAGCGAGACGATGCCGATCGTCATGGCCGGCGTCGAGAACGTGGTCGTGGTCGAAGCCAACGGCCGGATCTTGGTCATGGATCGACGGCACGCCGCCGGGCTGAAACAGATCCTCGAACAATTGCCACCATCCGTTCGGGAGATTGCGGTATCATGA
- the gatB gene encoding Asp-tRNA(Asn)/Glu-tRNA(Gln) amidotransferase subunit GatB gives MSWETVIGLEVHVQLATVSKLFCGCPTTFGSPPNHNVCPVCLGLPGALPVPNEGALRLATRAALALDCTVHRRSVFSRKNYFYPDLPKGYQISQFDRPLATGGSVRCESPERGPISVPIARLHVEEDAGKSLHDRFANATAIDLNRAGLPLAEIVTGPDLRSAGEARAYLTTLKQILVYAGISECSMEQGSLRVDANISLRRPGAPLGTKTEVKNMNSFANVARAIDAERERQQALLEAGQAVEQVTLLFNAATGTVRPMRSKEDSHDYRYFPDPDLPEVVLSAEWIAEARAAIPELPDAKRERFAAGYGLSAYDARVLAADRRIGDYFEAVVHAGAAPKPSANWVMGEILGHYNAAGTVPVPAATLAAVIAIVERGEVSHSAGKTILEAISASGETPAVAAARLGLMQVRDDGALEAWVDQVLAASPKEVERCRSGETKLLGFLVGQVMKLSRGQADPKAIGSLIERKLE, from the coding sequence ATGAGTTGGGAAACGGTCATCGGCCTCGAAGTCCACGTGCAGCTCGCCACGGTCTCGAAGTTGTTCTGCGGTTGCCCAACCACATTCGGCAGCCCGCCGAATCACAATGTTTGTCCGGTGTGCCTGGGCCTTCCCGGTGCCTTGCCGGTTCCCAATGAGGGCGCCCTCCGGCTCGCCACCCGGGCCGCCTTGGCGCTCGACTGCACGGTCCATCGGCGGAGCGTGTTTTCCCGGAAGAACTACTTCTATCCCGACCTGCCCAAGGGATACCAGATTTCGCAATTCGACCGGCCGCTCGCGACCGGCGGGTCGGTCCGCTGCGAGTCGCCCGAACGGGGACCGATCAGCGTTCCGATCGCCCGGCTCCACGTCGAAGAGGACGCGGGCAAGTCGCTCCACGACCGGTTTGCGAACGCCACCGCCATCGACCTCAACCGGGCCGGCCTCCCGCTCGCCGAAATCGTGACCGGCCCCGATTTGCGAAGTGCCGGCGAGGCCCGCGCCTATCTGACCACCCTGAAGCAAATCCTGGTCTACGCCGGCATCAGCGAGTGCAGCATGGAGCAGGGAAGCCTCCGGGTCGACGCCAACATCTCGCTCCGCCGCCCCGGAGCGCCGTTAGGCACCAAGACCGAAGTCAAGAACATGAACAGCTTCGCCAATGTCGCGCGGGCCATCGACGCCGAGCGGGAACGGCAGCAGGCGCTCCTCGAAGCCGGGCAAGCCGTGGAGCAAGTCACGCTGCTGTTCAATGCGGCCACTGGCACCGTCCGGCCGATGCGGTCGAAGGAAGACAGTCACGACTACCGCTATTTTCCCGATCCCGACCTGCCGGAGGTCGTGCTGTCCGCCGAGTGGATCGCCGAAGCCCGGGCCGCCATTCCCGAATTGCCCGACGCCAAGCGAGAACGATTCGCCGCCGGGTACGGGCTGTCGGCCTACGATGCCAGGGTGCTGGCCGCCGACCGGCGGATCGGCGACTATTTCGAGGCGGTCGTCCACGCCGGAGCGGCCCCCAAGCCCTCGGCCAACTGGGTCATGGGCGAGATCTTGGGCCACTACAACGCCGCCGGGACCGTGCCGGTGCCCGCCGCCACGCTCGCCGCCGTGATCGCGATCGTGGAGCGGGGCGAGGTCAGCCACTCGGCCGGGAAGACTATCCTCGAAGCGATCTCGGCGTCGGGCGAAACGCCGGCCGTGGCGGCCGCCAGACTCGGTTTAATGCAGGTCCGTGACGACGGCGCGCTGGAGGCCTGGGTCGACCAAGTGCTGGCCGCCTCGCCGAAGGAAGTCGAACGGTGCCGGAGCGGGGAAACGAAGTTGCTCGGGTTCTTGGTCGGGCAGGTCATGAAATTGAGCCGTGGCCAAGCCGACCCCAAGGCCATTGGGTCGTTGATCGAAAGGAAACTCGAATGA
- the gatA gene encoding Asp-tRNA(Asn)/Glu-tRNA(Gln) amidotransferase subunit GatA, whose amino-acid sequence MNPTAVAADTADRLDRAGSLNAALAWSPAALAAEARRVEALEPGGPLYAWPIAIKDNIVTTDLPTTCASKILEGYRSPFNATVIDRLRAAGGMVACKTNMDEFAMGGSTEHSAYGRVLHPLDGDRVPGGSSGGSAALVAAGVVPAALGSETGGSVRQPAAFCGIVGVKPSYGRVSRYGLVAFGSSLDCVSVFGRTVDHAARVLAVVSGADPADATARAEPPLALDPPRHDLRGLTFGLPVEYFAPDLHPGVRAGVDRAIGLIRDLGGRVQDVSLPHTSYAVPAYYVLAPAEAAANLARFDGVRFGLREGGDNDVTTMYRATRGQGFGPEVQRRILIGTYVLSAGYYDAYYGRAQAARARIRDDFSRVFGAGIDALITPTTPTPAFKAGDKTADPVAMYLADIFVSAVSLAGLPALSLPVGRDSGLPIGVQVIAPAWQEAPLLAIAAALEARLDPTAEVR is encoded by the coding sequence GTGAATCCCACCGCCGTCGCCGCCGATACGGCGGATCGTCTCGACCGGGCCGGTTCGTTAAACGCCGCCTTGGCCTGGTCGCCGGCCGCGCTCGCGGCTGAAGCTCGGCGGGTTGAGGCCCTGGAGCCCGGTGGCCCGCTCTACGCCTGGCCCATCGCCATCAAAGACAACATCGTCACCACCGACTTGCCGACCACCTGCGCCTCGAAGATCCTCGAGGGCTACCGGTCGCCGTTCAACGCCACGGTCATTGACCGGCTTCGGGCCGCCGGCGGGATGGTGGCATGCAAAACCAACATGGACGAGTTCGCCATGGGTGGGTCGACGGAGCACTCGGCCTACGGGCGGGTGCTCCATCCGCTCGACGGAGATCGGGTGCCGGGGGGAAGCTCCGGCGGATCGGCCGCGTTGGTGGCGGCCGGCGTGGTGCCGGCGGCGTTAGGCTCGGAGACCGGCGGCTCGGTGAGACAACCGGCGGCCTTCTGCGGCATCGTCGGCGTCAAGCCGTCCTACGGCCGGGTCAGCCGGTACGGCCTGGTGGCCTTCGGGTCGTCGCTCGACTGCGTTTCGGTCTTCGGGCGGACCGTCGACCACGCCGCCCGGGTGCTGGCCGTCGTCTCGGGCGCCGATCCCGCCGACGCCACCGCCAGGGCGGAGCCACCGCTGGCGCTCGATCCGCCGCGCCACGACCTCCGGGGGCTCACCTTCGGACTGCCGGTCGAATACTTCGCGCCCGACCTCCACCCCGGCGTCCGGGCCGGCGTCGACCGGGCGATCGGCCTGATTCGGGATCTCGGCGGTCGGGTCCAGGACGTGTCGCTGCCGCACACGTCGTACGCGGTGCCCGCCTACTACGTCCTCGCCCCGGCCGAGGCGGCGGCCAACCTGGCCCGATTTGACGGCGTCAGGTTCGGCCTCCGAGAGGGCGGCGATAACGACGTCACCACGATGTACCGGGCCACCCGGGGCCAGGGCTTCGGCCCCGAAGTGCAGCGGCGCATTCTGATCGGGACCTATGTGCTCAGCGCCGGCTACTACGACGCATACTACGGGAGGGCGCAAGCGGCCCGGGCCCGAATCCGCGACGACTTCTCCCGGGTGTTCGGGGCTGGGATCGACGCGCTGATTACCCCGACGACCCCAACGCCGGCCTTCAAGGCCGGTGACAAGACCGCCGACCCCGTGGCCATGTACCTCGCCGACATCTTCGTTTCGGCGGTGAGCCTGGCGGGCCTCCCGGCTCTGAGCCTCCCGGTGGGACGGGACAGCGGTCTCCCGATTGGAGTTCAAGTCATTGCACCGGCCTGGCAGGAAGCCCCGTTGCTGGCCATTGCCGCCGCGCTCGAGGCCCGGCTCGATCCAACGGCCGAGGTCCGCTGA
- the murA gene encoding UDP-N-acetylglucosamine 1-carboxyvinyltransferase encodes MPPKFIVQGGRSLSGTVRPAGNKNAALPILAATLLADGPVDLGNVPKIRDVAMMMALLEDLGARVAWTGPNTVRVDPAGVTSKPLDPGLCAKIRASILLAAPLLARFGQVELPPPGGDVIGRRRVDTHFLALEALGATILVGDRYKIDAKTLVGADIFLDEPSVTGTENALMAAVAAKGTTILRNAAAEPHVQDLARMLVAMGAEIQGIGSNTYVITGGKPLHGTHYEIGPDHIEIGSFIGLAAVTNGQLTIDGVRGDDLRATLIGFDRLGIRPRLDGDQLIVDRDQERRIRADVGGHVPKLEDGPWPAFPADTMSIAVVAATQCTGMVLIFEKMFESRLYFVDKLIGMGARIVLCDPHRAVIAGPSPLRGGTVESPDIRAGMAMLLAALAAEGQSTIHNIGQIERGYERIDTRLRALGAEIERVDD; translated from the coding sequence ATGCCTCCCAAATTCATCGTCCAAGGCGGGCGGTCCCTTTCGGGGACCGTCCGACCGGCTGGAAACAAGAATGCCGCCCTCCCGATCCTCGCCGCGACGCTGCTCGCCGATGGCCCGGTCGACCTTGGGAACGTGCCGAAAATCCGCGACGTCGCGATGATGATGGCGCTGCTGGAGGACCTGGGCGCCCGGGTGGCGTGGACCGGCCCGAACACGGTGCGGGTCGACCCGGCCGGGGTGACGTCGAAACCCCTCGATCCGGGGCTCTGCGCCAAGATCCGGGCGTCGATTCTGCTGGCGGCGCCGCTCCTGGCTCGGTTTGGCCAGGTGGAGTTGCCGCCCCCCGGCGGCGACGTCATCGGGCGCCGGCGGGTCGACACCCACTTCCTGGCGCTCGAAGCGCTCGGCGCCACGATCCTGGTGGGCGACCGCTACAAGATCGACGCCAAGACGCTCGTGGGTGCGGACATCTTCCTTGACGAGCCGAGCGTCACGGGGACCGAGAACGCGCTGATGGCGGCGGTCGCCGCGAAGGGCACCACGATCCTCCGGAACGCCGCCGCCGAGCCCCACGTCCAAGACCTGGCGCGGATGCTGGTGGCCATGGGGGCGGAGATTCAGGGTATCGGGAGCAATACCTACGTGATTACCGGTGGGAAGCCGCTCCACGGGACCCACTATGAGATCGGCCCCGACCACATCGAGATCGGGAGTTTCATCGGCTTGGCGGCCGTCACCAACGGCCAGCTCACGATCGACGGGGTCCGGGGGGACGATCTCAGGGCCACCCTGATCGGCTTCGACCGCCTCGGCATTCGCCCCCGTCTCGATGGCGATCAACTGATCGTCGATCGAGACCAGGAGCGGCGAATCCGGGCCGATGTCGGCGGTCATGTCCCGAAACTTGAGGACGGGCCCTGGCCGGCGTTCCCGGCCGACACGATGTCGATCGCCGTCGTCGCGGCCACCCAGTGCACTGGGATGGTCCTGATCTTCGAAAAGATGTTTGAGTCGAGGCTCTACTTCGTCGACAAGCTGATCGGGATGGGCGCTCGGATCGTGCTGTGCGATCCCCACCGCGCCGTCATCGCGGGGCCCTCGCCGCTTCGGGGCGGGACGGTCGAGTCCCCCGACATCCGGGCCGGGATGGCCATGTTGCTCGCGGCGCTCGCGGCCGAGGGGCAGAGCACGATCCACAACATCGGCCAGATCGAGCGGGGGTACGAGCGGATCGACACCCGGCTTCGGGCGTTAGGCGCCGAGATTGAACGGGTTGACGACTGA
- a CDS encoding ATP-dependent DNA helicase PcrA: protein MASSDLVLALNPEQRAAAEHVEGPMLVLAGAGSGKTRVLTTRIALLIERHGVRPDKIFAVTFTNRAAAEMKERIGAMLDRDPAGLWIGTFHSLSARLLRREAEHLGFSREFTIYDETDRLALIKRLLEQRNVSPKMFPPKLVQNVISSAKNRMQSPDQLHASSPDPLTGVAAEIYRGLTTALKNQNAMDFDDLMLHPLTLFKNHPERLAWYQQRFGFVLVDEFQDTNKAQYQLIRDLSARHRNAFVVGDDDQSIYGWRGAEVRNMREFQQDFEGCRLVRLEENYRSTQVVLDAANAAIAPNAGRIGKTLRTRRSGGQPVTMVGAADERDEAEWIVKELGARRASGDYTTSQMTVLYRTNAQSRAMEEAFRRAGMTYRVVGSVSFYERREVKDLLAYLRLLVNPADDEAFLRAVGVPRRGIGDTSLAALREVAATWGRPLLDTSSIAERIAGLRPNIREAFRRFAELIGGLKQRVGGDQPAVILEAVIEAINYERVLHEEGPEGKDRWDNVKELVAAAASWSEVVTEGDETTPLQRFLTEAALLSAVDKSDGDEAGVTLMTVHTAKGLEWPLVVVAGMEDGLFPLSRAAESTEGLEEERRLFYVALTRAKDKLYLSFARSRRRGGEILPSMASRFLETIPPGIVDEKTTSSLFAPSWGGANRYGGRTSGARFGGNTWEKRPPQPSFGSAPKAPDRDAVEEVSQDAPRYVKGERVKHRRFGSGLIQGLQGGGKDLKVTVAFDDPEFGTKQLLVAYAGLERDWESA from the coding sequence ATGGCGAGCTCCGACCTGGTCCTCGCGCTCAACCCCGAGCAGCGCGCGGCGGCCGAACATGTCGAGGGCCCGATGCTCGTCCTGGCCGGTGCCGGGTCAGGGAAGACCCGGGTGCTGACCACCCGGATTGCCCTGCTGATCGAGCGCCACGGGGTCCGGCCCGACAAGATCTTCGCCGTCACGTTTACGAACCGGGCTGCCGCCGAGATGAAAGAGCGGATCGGCGCGATGCTGGATCGCGACCCGGCGGGGCTCTGGATCGGCACCTTCCATAGCCTCTCGGCCCGGCTCCTCCGGCGCGAGGCCGAGCATCTCGGGTTCTCCCGGGAGTTCACCATCTATGACGAAACCGACCGATTGGCGCTGATCAAACGCTTGCTGGAGCAGCGGAACGTGTCGCCGAAGATGTTCCCGCCGAAGCTGGTGCAGAACGTGATTTCGAGCGCCAAGAACCGGATGCAGTCGCCCGACCAGCTCCATGCCTCGAGCCCCGATCCGCTGACCGGCGTCGCCGCCGAGATCTACCGGGGCCTGACCACCGCGCTCAAGAACCAGAACGCGATGGACTTCGACGATCTCATGCTCCATCCACTGACCCTCTTCAAGAACCACCCCGAACGGCTGGCCTGGTACCAGCAGCGGTTCGGCTTCGTGCTGGTGGATGAGTTTCAGGATACCAACAAGGCCCAGTACCAGCTGATTCGCGACCTGAGCGCCCGCCATCGAAACGCCTTCGTCGTCGGGGATGATGACCAATCGATCTATGGATGGCGGGGCGCCGAAGTTCGGAATATGCGCGAGTTCCAGCAGGACTTCGAAGGCTGCCGACTGGTCCGGCTCGAAGAGAACTACCGGAGCACCCAAGTGGTGCTCGACGCGGCCAATGCAGCCATTGCGCCGAACGCCGGCCGGATTGGGAAGACCCTTCGGACCCGGCGGAGCGGCGGCCAGCCGGTGACCATGGTGGGTGCCGCCGACGAGCGGGACGAGGCGGAGTGGATCGTGAAGGAGCTGGGCGCCCGACGGGCCTCCGGCGACTACACGACCAGCCAGATGACGGTCCTCTACCGCACCAACGCCCAATCCCGGGCCATGGAAGAGGCCTTTCGCCGCGCCGGCATGACTTACCGGGTGGTCGGTTCGGTGAGCTTTTACGAGCGCCGCGAGGTCAAGGACCTGCTGGCCTACCTCCGGCTCTTGGTGAACCCCGCGGACGATGAGGCGTTCCTTCGAGCGGTCGGGGTTCCCCGACGGGGCATCGGGGACACCAGCCTCGCCGCCCTCCGTGAGGTGGCCGCCACTTGGGGCCGCCCGCTCCTCGACACCTCAAGTATTGCCGAACGGATTGCCGGGCTCCGCCCGAACATCCGAGAGGCCTTCCGCCGGTTTGCCGAGTTGATCGGCGGCCTCAAACAGCGGGTCGGCGGCGACCAGCCCGCGGTGATCCTTGAGGCGGTCATCGAAGCCATCAACTACGAACGGGTGTTGCACGAGGAAGGCCCGGAGGGCAAAGACCGTTGGGACAACGTCAAGGAACTGGTCGCGGCGGCGGCCAGCTGGTCGGAAGTGGTGACCGAAGGCGACGAGACCACCCCGCTCCAGCGCTTCCTGACCGAAGCGGCGTTGTTGTCGGCGGTCGATAAGTCCGACGGCGACGAGGCTGGGGTGACCCTGATGACCGTTCACACCGCCAAAGGCCTCGAGTGGCCCCTCGTCGTGGTGGCGGGCATGGAGGACGGCCTGTTTCCGCTCTCCCGAGCGGCGGAGTCAACCGAGGGACTCGAAGAGGAACGGCGGCTCTTTTACGTGGCGCTGACGCGGGCCAAGGACAAGCTCTACCTCTCCTTTGCGCGGTCGCGGCGGCGGGGCGGGGAAATCCTCCCGAGCATGGCCTCCCGATTCCTCGAAACGATTCCGCCGGGCATTGTCGATGAGAAGACCACGTCGTCGCTGTTTGCCCCGAGCTGGGGCGGCGCCAACCGCTACGGCGGCCGGACCTCGGGCGCCCGATTCGGCGGCAACACCTGGGAAAAACGGCCTCCGCAACCGTCCTTCGGCTCGGCGCCGAAGGCACCCGATCGAGACGCGGTCGAAGAGGTCTCCCAAGACGCGCCGCGCTACGTCAAAGGCGAGCGGGTCAAGCATCGCCGGTTCGGGAGTGGCCTGATTCAGGGTCTCCAGGGCGGCGGAAAGGACCTCAAGGTCACGGTGGCCTTCGATGATCCTGAGTTCGGCACCAAACAGCTCTTGGTGGCCTACGCCGGCCTCGAACGGGATTGGGAGAGCGCATGA
- a CDS encoding aspartyl/glutamyl-tRNA amidotransferase subunit C: MSVTPADVARLAALAALEVADDEVSTLAAQLDRIVSYVGQLRALAAGGESSADEPAPAPGFRADVVRQPPMATGPADFAPQFVEGFFVVPRSQARADG; the protein is encoded by the coding sequence ATGAGCGTAACGCCGGCCGACGTGGCCCGCCTCGCAGCCTTGGCTGCGCTCGAGGTGGCGGACGACGAGGTGTCCACGTTGGCGGCGCAACTCGACCGGATCGTGTCGTATGTCGGTCAACTCAGAGCCCTGGCCGCGGGCGGAGAGTCTTCGGCCGACGAACCGGCCCCGGCGCCTGGGTTCCGAGCGGATGTGGTGCGGCAACCGCCGATGGCCACGGGCCCGGCGGACTTTGCGCCGCAATTCGTCGAGGGATTCTTCGTGGTACCGCGGTCCCAGGCGCGGGCTGACGGGTGA